GGGTGGGCCGAAGAAGCGGGTCGGGCCGGCGGGCGTCTGCATCTCGACGACCATGCCGCGGTGGCGGAGCTGCGGGTCGGCGAAGGCTTCTTCGAGCGTCGCGACGGGCGCGTAGCAGATGTCGAGCGCGCCGAGCTCCGCGGTCCACGCGGCGAGCGTCTTCTTCCGGAAGGCGTCGCGGAAGAACGCGAACATCCGCGTGCGTTCCTCTCCCTCCGCCCACTGGAGGGCGACGAAGTCCTCGCGACCGAAGTGCCGGCAGAGCGTCGCCCAGAAGTGGCCCTCGTACGCGCCGATCGTGAGGTGGCGCCCGTCGGCGGTTTCGTAGACGGCGTAGCAGGGGAAGTGTCCCGTGAGCTGCTCGCGCCCGCGCGTGGGGAGTGTGCCGGAGAACAGGTAGAGCACGGTGTGATACACGTTCCACGCTGCCGCGCCGTCGAGCATGGCGACGTCGACGAGCTGGCCGCTCCCGGTCGTCTCGCGCGCGATGAGCGCGGAGAGAATGCCGACGGCGGCCATGAGCGAGCCCGCTCCGATGTCCGCGATCTGCACGCCGGGGATGACGGGCGCGCGCCCGGCCTCGCCCACGTATTCCAGCACGCCGGCCTGCGCGAGGTAGTTGACGTCGTGGCCGACGCGATCGCGGTACGGCCCGTCCTGCCCGTAGCCGGAGATGGCGCAGTAGACGAGCCGTGGATTGTCGCGACGCAGCGTCTCGTAGTCGATCCCGAGCCGCGCGGCGACGCCGGGCCGAAACCCTTCGAGCACCACGTCGGCGTCGCGCGCGAGCCGCACGAAGAGCTCGCGGCCGCCGGGGGCCTTCAGGTTGAGCGTCATGCTCCGCTTGTTGCGTGCGAGGAACGGAATGCCGGTCGCGAACGGATCGTTCGGCGCCGTGATCGTCAGCACGTCCATGCCCAGGTCGGCGAGCAGGGTCGAGCAGAACGGACCCGGGAGCTGGCGCGAGAGGTCCAGCATCCGGTAGCGGTGCAGTGGCGGGAGCCCCATCGAGCCGATGGGTCTACCGAGCGGGCCGGGGCGCGGTCAACGCGTCAGAGGAGCCATCCGAGCCGGTTGACGTTGATGCGATCCCAGCGCCACCGCGGCGCGACCTTCGTCGGGGCCGGCAGATCGAGCCCGACGGCGTGGGCGCGCGCCAGACCGG
The DNA window shown above is from Candidatus Eisenbacteria bacterium and carries:
- a CDS encoding CaiB/BaiF CoA-transferase family protein; this translates as MGLPPLHRYRMLDLSRQLPGPFCSTLLADLGMDVLTITAPNDPFATGIPFLARNKRSMTLNLKAPGGRELFVRLARDADVVLEGFRPGVAARLGIDYETLRRDNPRLVYCAISGYGQDGPYRDRVGHDVNYLAQAGVLEYVGEAGRAPVIPGVQIADIGAGSLMAAVGILSALIARETTGSGQLVDVAMLDGAAAWNVYHTVLYLFSGTLPTRGREQLTGHFPCYAVYETADGRHLTIGAYEGHFWATLCRHFGREDFVALQWAEGEERTRMFAFFRDAFRKKTLAAWTAELGALDICYAPVATLEEAFADPQLRHRGMVVEMQTPAGPTRFFGPPISLSDTPASIRTPPATLGAHTDDVLTSLGLDPTAIATLRKNGVV